The proteins below are encoded in one region of Bremerella sp. P1:
- a CDS encoding BatA domain-containing protein: MQFANVGLLLGGLLVAVPIILHLVMRQQPKQLEFPALRFVRQRSVQNTRRLQLKHWVLLALRCLAVLALVVALARPGVASAALGRWVLSGSLSVILLIGVFVSLAAWLAGSSRTLAYILTGITALVGVGALVSAVMAMSSSSGPIVGEQEAPVAAVIICDTSPRMLYRHQNQTRLEKAQELGMWLTSQLPEDSQMAVLDQRTQSTIFAPDRGAARQALQRLEIAVGGQSLIELTQNALEMLESNELARKEIYILTDLAAPAWDTNQAQRLKTVLAEQPDIPLYIIDVGADDVQNIAISDLVLSAESSPENHDVTLQAEVVSDGSDQVQTLEMFVEEVDDKLPIVENGELIVPTATRRNRQTIELADDQPRSVSFRLTGLEAGTHHGWIQLVGEDGLGADNKRWFTIEARTPWSMLVVKSDKAVSDRLVDALAPPSYRESGRAAFKIDVISQSELTPAKMEGYQAIALLDPAPMPDATWQALSSYVSRGGGLMLLLGRAAVKADFNTEAPQSVLPGKISRQWRAGNREWFLAPTEYQHAVLSPFRGTGASVPWRDYPIDRFWSFDDMDEDINPIVSYSNGTPALIEQRIGDGLVLTLTTSVSDPRGDSWNKLFTGLDTWPFFVLWNQMARYVVQGGDDHFNYTAGDVATLKTEPGNETATHLLFTPNGIDPQEVVPDAGTITIPFTSSLGTYRVRPLSGGKSMGFSVNLPPYATRMDKLTEADLDDLLGPGRYRLARQQEQIVREQGKARLGVPLFPWLMLIVVIVFGLENVLANRFYRQAPSETNA, encoded by the coding sequence ATGCAGTTCGCCAACGTCGGCCTGCTGCTGGGAGGCCTGCTCGTGGCCGTGCCGATCATCTTGCATTTGGTGATGCGGCAGCAGCCGAAACAATTGGAATTCCCTGCCCTGCGTTTCGTGCGGCAACGCAGCGTACAAAATACGCGCCGCCTGCAACTAAAACACTGGGTCCTGTTGGCACTACGCTGCCTGGCGGTGTTGGCATTGGTTGTCGCACTGGCCCGCCCTGGCGTCGCGTCAGCAGCCCTGGGCCGGTGGGTTCTCTCCGGCTCGCTGAGTGTGATTCTCCTAATTGGCGTCTTTGTTTCTTTGGCTGCCTGGCTGGCCGGAAGTAGCCGGACGCTGGCCTACATCCTGACCGGCATCACGGCACTGGTGGGTGTCGGCGCATTGGTCTCGGCGGTGATGGCCATGTCCAGCAGTTCGGGCCCAATCGTCGGTGAGCAGGAAGCCCCTGTCGCGGCGGTGATCATCTGCGATACGTCGCCACGCATGCTCTACCGGCATCAGAATCAAACGCGACTGGAGAAAGCCCAAGAGCTGGGCATGTGGCTGACCTCGCAGCTGCCCGAAGACAGCCAGATGGCAGTTCTCGATCAACGAACTCAATCGACGATCTTCGCGCCGGACCGCGGTGCCGCACGCCAGGCACTCCAGCGACTGGAGATCGCCGTGGGCGGACAATCCCTGATCGAGCTCACGCAAAACGCGCTCGAGATGCTGGAAAGCAACGAGCTGGCTCGCAAAGAGATCTACATCCTGACCGACCTGGCAGCTCCGGCCTGGGATACCAACCAGGCCCAGCGTCTGAAAACCGTTTTGGCCGAGCAGCCTGACATTCCGCTTTACATCATCGACGTCGGTGCCGACGACGTGCAGAACATTGCGATCAGTGACCTCGTACTTTCAGCCGAAAGTTCGCCTGAGAATCACGACGTCACCCTGCAAGCCGAAGTCGTTTCGGACGGAAGCGACCAGGTGCAGACGTTGGAAATGTTTGTCGAAGAAGTCGACGACAAGTTACCCATCGTGGAAAACGGTGAGCTGATCGTCCCCACGGCGACGCGGCGTAATCGCCAAACAATCGAACTGGCCGATGACCAGCCGCGCAGCGTGAGCTTTCGTCTGACCGGACTGGAAGCCGGCACGCATCACGGCTGGATTCAACTGGTCGGTGAAGATGGTCTGGGTGCCGATAACAAACGTTGGTTCACCATTGAAGCGCGAACGCCGTGGTCGATGCTGGTCGTCAAATCAGACAAAGCGGTTAGCGATCGCCTGGTCGATGCGTTGGCCCCACCCAGTTACCGGGAATCGGGACGGGCAGCTTTCAAGATCGACGTCATCTCGCAAAGCGAACTAACGCCCGCCAAGATGGAAGGGTATCAAGCGATTGCCCTGTTAGATCCAGCACCGATGCCCGACGCAACCTGGCAAGCGCTTTCCAGCTATGTGAGTCGGGGTGGCGGTCTGATGCTCCTCTTGGGTCGCGCGGCCGTCAAAGCCGACTTCAATACGGAAGCTCCCCAAAGCGTGCTGCCGGGGAAGATCTCACGTCAGTGGCGTGCCGGCAATCGCGAGTGGTTCCTGGCTCCAACCGAATATCAACACGCCGTTCTCTCTCCCTTCCGCGGAACCGGTGCTTCTGTCCCTTGGCGCGACTACCCGATCGACCGCTTCTGGTCGTTTGATGACATGGATGAAGACATCAACCCGATCGTTTCGTACAGCAACGGTACGCCAGCGTTGATCGAACAGCGGATCGGCGATGGCCTGGTGCTGACGCTGACGACATCGGTCTCGGACCCGCGTGGGGACTCCTGGAACAAGCTATTCACCGGGCTCGATACGTGGCCATTCTTCGTGCTGTGGAATCAAATGGCGCGATACGTCGTGCAAGGTGGCGACGATCACTTCAACTACACCGCCGGTGACGTGGCGACCTTGAAGACCGAGCCCGGCAACGAAACCGCGACTCACTTGCTGTTCACTCCCAATGGGATCGATCCCCAGGAAGTCGTTCCCGATGCCGGTACGATCACCATTCCCTTTACCAGCAGCCTGGGCACGTATCGCGTGCGTCCGTTGAGTGGTGGCAAGTCGATGGGCTTTAGCGTCAACCTGCCACCCTATGCCACTCGCATGGACAAGCTGACCGAAGCCGACCTGGATGACCTGCTGGGCCCTGGTCGTTATCGTTTGGCTCGCCAGCAGGAACAGATCGTCCGCGAACAAGGCAAGGCCCGCCTTGGCGTGCCGCTGTTCCCTTGGCTGATGTTGATCGTGGTAATCGTGTTTGGTCTGGAGAATGTCCTGGCCAATCGGTTTTACCGACAAG